The following coding sequences lie in one Mycobacterium gordonae genomic window:
- a CDS encoding LLM class F420-dependent oxidoreductase — translation MLVDKDFRFGLSIRYFRSREALVEIAKRAEDIGFDVLCVPDHLGAAAPFPTLTAAAMVTKRIHLSMYVLNAAFYKPALLSRDIGALDILSDGRLEVGLGTGYVREEFEAAELSYPSAGARVDYLQHMTEYLTEHHPRVPIMIAGSGDRVMRLAARHADIIGLTGARVRDVEDPLAERIEFVRNAAGDRFSALELNLVITAVPGPDETMPDLSLTRRNAPDRSDEELLAMHSVLSGSPREMADKLAGHREKYGVTHFTVQDNHIDNFANVIAELR, via the coding sequence TTGTTGGTGGACAAGGATTTTCGATTCGGCTTGAGCATCCGCTACTTCAGGTCGCGCGAGGCCTTGGTGGAGATCGCCAAGCGGGCCGAAGATATCGGATTCGATGTCCTCTGCGTGCCAGACCATCTCGGTGCGGCGGCGCCGTTTCCCACGCTGACGGCGGCGGCCATGGTGACCAAGCGAATCCACCTCAGCATGTATGTGCTCAACGCAGCGTTCTACAAGCCGGCGCTGTTGAGCCGCGACATCGGCGCCCTGGACATCCTCAGCGACGGGCGTCTGGAGGTCGGACTCGGAACCGGTTACGTCCGAGAGGAATTCGAGGCCGCCGAGTTGTCCTATCCGAGCGCGGGCGCGCGAGTCGACTACCTGCAGCACATGACGGAGTACCTGACCGAGCATCACCCGCGGGTGCCGATCATGATCGCCGGCAGCGGCGACCGGGTGATGCGGCTGGCCGCCCGGCACGCCGACATCATCGGGCTCACCGGCGCCAGAGTGCGTGACGTCGAGGACCCGCTGGCCGAGCGCATCGAGTTCGTCCGCAACGCGGCGGGAGACCGGTTCAGCGCGCTGGAACTGAACCTGGTGATCACCGCGGTGCCCGGTCCGGACGAGACCATGCCCGACCTGTCCCTGACCCGCCGCAACGCGCCGGACCGCTCCGATGAAGAGCTGCTGGCCATGCACTCGGTACTCAGCGGCTCTCCGCGGGAGATGGCGGACAAACTTGCGGGGCACCGGGAGAAGTACGGCGTCACGCACTTCACCGTGCAGGACAACCACATCGACAACTTCGCCAATGTGATCGCCGAGCTGCGCTGA
- the istB gene encoding IS21-like element helper ATPase IstB, translated as MAEDPIKSVLHYAQALKAPRIRDAAARLAEQARDANWTHEEYLAAVLSREVAAREASGAATRIRSAGFPTRKSLEDFNFDHQPALNRDMVAHLGTGAFLARSRNVVLLGPPGTGKTHLAIGLAIKAAQTGHRIAFATAVDWVARLKAAHTAGRLPVELAKLRRIGLLVVDEVGYIPFEQDAANLFFQLVSSRYEHASLILTSNLPFARWGDVFGDQVVAAAMIDRIVHHADVLTLKGSSYRLKDTGIDTLPSARADNTAQ; from the coding sequence ATGGCCGAGGATCCGATCAAATCCGTCCTGCATTACGCCCAGGCCCTTAAGGCGCCGCGCATCCGCGACGCCGCCGCCCGGCTCGCCGAGCAAGCCCGTGACGCCAACTGGACTCATGAGGAGTATCTGGCGGCGGTGCTTTCCCGGGAGGTCGCGGCCCGGGAAGCCTCCGGTGCGGCGACCCGCATCCGCTCGGCGGGGTTTCCGACGCGCAAGTCGTTGGAAGACTTCAACTTCGATCACCAACCGGCCTTGAACCGGGACATGGTCGCCCACCTAGGCACGGGTGCGTTCCTGGCCAGGTCCCGCAACGTGGTGCTGCTCGGCCCACCGGGAACCGGCAAGACTCACCTCGCCATCGGATTGGCCATCAAAGCCGCCCAGACCGGGCATCGCATCGCGTTCGCCACCGCGGTGGACTGGGTCGCTCGCCTCAAGGCCGCCCACACCGCGGGGCGACTGCCCGTCGAGTTGGCCAAGTTGCGCCGCATCGGCCTTCTCGTCGTCGACGAGGTCGGATACATCCCCTTCGAACAGGACGCCGCGAACTTGTTCTTCCAACTGGTCTCCAGCCGCTACGAACACGCCTCGCTGATTCTGACCTCGAACCTGCCCTTCGCCCGCTGGGGCGACGTGTTCGGAGATCAAGTCGTCGCCGCGGCGATGATCGACCGCATCGTCCACCACGCCGACGTCCTGACCCTCAAAGGCTCCAGCTACCGGCTCAAAGACACCGGAATCGACACCCTGCCCTCCGCCAGAGCCGACAACACGGCACAATAA
- the istA gene encoding IS21 family transposase has translation MISLEDWALIRHLHRSEGLSQRAIARQLGIARDTVAGALAGDGPPKYERASAPSAISEVEPRIRALLSAYPQMPATVLAERVGWTGSISWFRERVRAIRPEHLLADPVDRLDHPPGRAVQCDLWFPAPRIAVGFGQEAMLPVLVMVAAFSRFIAAMMLPSRQTMDLVAGMWQLLSGSFTAAPHELWWDNEAGIGRRGRLTDPVTALMGTLGSRLVQLKPYDPESKGIVERANRYLETSFLPGRSFTSPADFNTQLGQWLPTANARRVRVLDGRPVDFLDGDRAQMLALPPVAPVTEAVTSVRLGRDYYVRVAGNDYSVDPHAIGQLVEVRTTLNQVVVTRAGRQLAAHDRCWAVRQTLTDPTHVATAAALRRQFQTGPPPVVGDYLVRDLADYDRAFGVDFTTATVTSDGEVA, from the coding sequence GTGATCTCCTTGGAAGACTGGGCGTTGATCCGGCATCTTCATCGCAGCGAGGGTTTGTCGCAGCGGGCCATTGCACGCCAGCTCGGCATCGCGCGTGACACGGTGGCCGGGGCGCTGGCCGGCGATGGTCCACCGAAGTACGAGCGAGCTTCGGCGCCGTCGGCGATCAGCGAGGTGGAGCCGCGGATCCGGGCGTTGCTGTCGGCCTATCCGCAGATGCCGGCGACGGTGCTCGCCGAGCGGGTCGGGTGGACGGGTTCGATCTCCTGGTTCCGCGAGCGGGTCCGAGCGATCCGCCCGGAGCACCTGCTCGCCGATCCGGTTGACCGCCTCGACCATCCTCCGGGGCGAGCGGTTCAGTGCGACCTGTGGTTCCCGGCACCCAGGATCGCGGTCGGGTTCGGCCAGGAGGCGATGCTGCCGGTGCTGGTGATGGTCGCGGCGTTCTCCCGGTTCATCGCCGCAATGATGCTGCCCTCGCGTCAGACGATGGACCTGGTGGCCGGGATGTGGCAGCTACTCTCGGGCAGCTTCACCGCGGCACCCCATGAGTTGTGGTGGGACAACGAGGCCGGGATCGGACGCCGCGGTCGGTTGACCGATCCGGTCACCGCGTTGATGGGCACGCTCGGGTCGCGGCTGGTGCAACTCAAACCCTATGACCCCGAATCCAAGGGGATCGTGGAGCGAGCCAACCGCTATTTGGAGACCTCGTTCCTGCCGGGGCGCAGCTTCACTTCGCCAGCGGACTTCAACACTCAACTGGGCCAATGGCTTCCGACCGCCAACGCCCGTCGGGTGCGGGTCCTCGATGGTCGTCCGGTCGACTTCCTCGACGGCGATCGAGCCCAGATGCTGGCGTTGCCGCCCGTGGCGCCGGTCACCGAGGCGGTGACCTCGGTGCGGCTGGGGCGCGACTACTACGTGCGGGTGGCCGGCAACGACTACTCCGTGGACCCGCATGCGATCGGACAGCTCGTCGAGGTGAGGACCACCTTGAATCAGGTGGTGGTGACCCGAGCGGGGCGCCAGCTGGCGGCTCATGACCGCTGCTGGGCGGTACGACAAACGCTGACCGATCCCACCCACGTCGCGACTGCCGCAGCATTGCGTCGACAGTTCCAAACCGGCCCACCACCGGTGGTCGGTGATTACCTGGTCCGTGATCTGGCCGACTACGACCGCGCGTTCGGTGTCGACTTCACCACGGCAACAGTCACTTCCGACGGGGAGGTGGCGTGA
- a CDS encoding PE family protein, translating into MGVQTVSSYLVAVPGALSAASANLTAIGEAIKAATTTAALPTTGIATAAADEVSLAIATLFGDYGRVFQTLSARTLGFQESLAQALYEGEAAYASTELSSSAGLLKPLVDDVMGLVNAPTEILFDRPLYGDGANGAPGTGQNGEDGGYLGGNGGNGGSGAPGQNGGNGGSAGLLTGSGGRGGDGGNAITPGGRGGNGGNGGNGSQQGVAGNGGNGGAGAPGAPGQIGGAGGNGGTGGIDNDLIGGRGGAGGVGGQGGAGGAGTNGGAGVAGGPGAAGGAGGLGGSGGSGQSVIGGTNGNGGVGGAGGTGGTGGNGGAGVNGVGAAGGIGGTGGTAGAGGAAGVGGTGGIAGTYGRGGAGGLGGDGGPGAAGGAGAPGFAGGIGGAGGVGGNTGVTGIAGAGGAGGTGGTGGNAGADNGKGNAAAPAGGAGGAGGAGGNTGLGGAAGNGGAGGTGGAGGNGANGANGTASVAADHGGAGGVGGAGGRGGDSGPGGLNGASGAGGAGGNGGNGGNEGASGTGAGDGGDGGSGGAAGLSGNGGAAANAGGAGGAGGDGGNGGNAAANSQSAGGAGGDGGAGAASGFGGKAETGGAGGNGGNGGNGGSWNQTTTPTSSRAGGAGGAGGNGGAGGASLGGTTTNTAGAGGAGGAGGDGGSGTPWAFDANTGQMIQSGNGGNGGAGGGGGAGGSAGTGGTAGAGGNAGAGGVGGTGGSSTFGGVGFPGGAGGDGGTGGTGGNGGAAFSNPGNVGGDAGNGGAGGRAGDGGLNGGGGGKGGIGGDAGKAGGGATTGKGGTGGNGGAGGSGADGITGAEANPGVAGGHGGAGGAGGNATGTGSVSGSGGAGGSGGDGGTGGKDGGKAAGFAPAGGAGGNGGAGGDAGTAATSGNGGAGGAGGTGGAGGRGLIVDNGTKRMNSGGSGGAGGTGGNGGNSGTGGTNGASGAGGDGGNGGLGGTPIRDIDGSQAKPGDGGAGGAGGAAGKAGTGGAINAVGGAGGDGGTGGGGGRGNTGVASASNNGGRGGNGGVGGNAGVGSGAETAGKGGAGGTGGEGADPEASINGGTGGAGGTGGAGGASSGGLTSNTAGAGGMGGSGGNGGDGVNGGGGGAGGTGGAGGNATGAGSVGGNAGHGADGGVGGNANPGSGGNGGNGGNGGDAGIAGTGTTAGNGAIAGDGGGGGGGADGAAGEGGKAGGNGGNGGNGGNGGNATGKGSIGGNAGNGGNAGNGGNAGIDTGTGAAAPNGGKGGNGGNAGSAGTGVAAAGKSGYGGNGGNGGNGANGLDGTTSTAPVSGGNGGAGGNGGSATGSGSIGGNAGNGGNGGAGGGGVAPSQAGGKGGNGGDAGLVGTGSDSGNGARGGNGGDGGDGADGANGGPGIDGATGGAGGEGGNGGNSTGAGGVGGNAGSGGSGGGGGNGGDGVAAILGGTGGKGGSGGSGGNAGQVGTGTAGAFNGDGGVGGDGGDGGNGGHGRDGGTGSNGATGGFGGTGGNGGNATGAKSIGGNAGSGGNGGNAGNGGLDIGTGGTHAPHGGNGGFGGDAGTAGSGTFAGRGGVGGDGGDGGDGANGANGAGGNDGDHGGDGGLGGRGGNATGDGSLGGNAGNGGNGGKGGNGGKDLGTGGTAAPNGGNGGNGGNGGGAGTGAAGNGIAGSGGDAGAGGNGSNGNDAVGTGSGDAGGKGGNGGIGGNGGNGGLTGTGGASGAGGAGGNGGNGGKGAGTTGHGGAGGNAGNGGAGGNAGKGGTVNDPGSVGGAGGNGGNGGNAANNVVNGVPLQGLSGGIGGHGGSGGAAGVGGLVAIGGAGGNGGNGGNGGTITSTFSGSPAGGVGGAGGNGGTGGTSTGGTTANIGGSGGQGGNGGIGGDGGPGAVQGPISIGPGAGGTGGTGGQGGLGGAAANAGAVGGGGGNAGSGGKGGNGGNAAPGSGFPGAVGGDGGDGGEGGAGGDATGGKGGVGGFGGSSAAGGNGGVGSGGGTGKGGSGGQGGEAGVVPTGPTGGAGGSGATGGTGGKGGN; encoded by the coding sequence ATGGGAGTGCAAACCGTGTCCTCGTATTTAGTCGCAGTTCCAGGTGCCCTCTCCGCCGCATCGGCAAACCTAACTGCGATCGGGGAAGCGATCAAGGCGGCAACCACTACAGCGGCGCTACCCACGACCGGGATTGCGACAGCAGCCGCCGACGAGGTCTCGTTGGCCATCGCGACCTTGTTCGGCGATTACGGCCGGGTGTTCCAGACGCTGAGCGCGCGGACGTTGGGATTTCAAGAAAGCCTCGCGCAGGCGCTGTATGAGGGCGAGGCCGCCTACGCGAGCACCGAGCTGTCCAGCTCCGCAGGATTGCTCAAGCCCCTGGTCGACGACGTGATGGGACTGGTCAACGCGCCCACGGAAATCCTCTTCGACCGGCCTCTCTACGGCGATGGCGCCAACGGTGCGCCGGGCACTGGTCAAAACGGCGAAGACGGCGGCTACCTCGGAGGCAACGGCGGCAACGGTGGTTCTGGTGCGCCCGGCCAGAACGGTGGCAACGGTGGCTCCGCGGGGCTGCTGACCGGAAGCGGCGGCCGAGGCGGCGACGGCGGGAACGCCATCACGCCAGGTGGGCGCGGCGGAAACGGCGGCAATGGCGGCAACGGTTCGCAGCAAGGCGTCGCGGGCAACGGCGGTAACGGCGGGGCGGGCGCGCCCGGTGCACCGGGGCAGATCGGCGGGGCCGGCGGCAACGGCGGTACCGGCGGCATTGACAACGATCTGATCGGCGGACGCGGCGGCGCTGGCGGCGTTGGCGGTCAAGGTGGCGCCGGCGGTGCAGGTACCAACGGTGGTGCGGGCGTAGCGGGTGGACCAGGCGCAGCCGGCGGGGCCGGTGGCCTGGGCGGCTCTGGAGGTAGCGGCCAGAGCGTGATCGGCGGAACCAACGGCAACGGTGGTGTCGGCGGCGCCGGCGGCACCGGCGGCACCGGCGGTAATGGTGGCGCTGGCGTCAACGGTGTCGGCGCTGCCGGCGGCATCGGCGGCACCGGCGGCACCGCTGGGGCGGGCGGGGCGGCAGGCGTCGGTGGCACCGGTGGTATCGCAGGCACTTACGGGCGCGGCGGTGCCGGCGGCTTGGGTGGCGACGGCGGGCCCGGTGCTGCCGGCGGTGCCGGCGCCCCCGGATTCGCCGGGGGCATCGGTGGCGCGGGTGGAGTAGGCGGAAACACCGGGGTCACCGGGATCGCCGGGGCCGGCGGTGCCGGCGGCACCGGCGGCACCGGCGGCAACGCCGGCGCAGACAACGGCAAGGGCAACGCGGCCGCGCCGGCCGGCGGTGCAGGCGGCGCTGGAGGCGCGGGCGGGAACACCGGCCTGGGTGGTGCCGCGGGCAACGGTGGCGCAGGTGGGACCGGTGGCGCCGGCGGTAACGGCGCCAACGGCGCCAACGGCACCGCCAGCGTGGCCGCCGACCACGGCGGGGCAGGCGGAGTTGGCGGCGCTGGTGGCCGGGGCGGCGATTCAGGGCCGGGGGGCCTCAACGGCGCGAGCGGTGCCGGTGGCGCCGGCGGCAACGGCGGCAACGGCGGCAACGAAGGCGCTAGTGGCACCGGCGCCGGCGACGGCGGCGACGGCGGCAGCGGTGGCGCGGCCGGCCTGTCCGGCAATGGCGGCGCGGCGGCCAACGCAGGCGGGGCAGGCGGAGCTGGCGGCGACGGCGGCAACGGCGGCAACGCCGCCGCCAACTCGCAGTCAGCCGGAGGGGCCGGCGGCGACGGCGGCGCCGGCGCTGCCAGCGGCTTCGGCGGTAAGGCTGAGACAGGTGGTGCCGGCGGCAACGGCGGCAACGGCGGAAACGGCGGGTCGTGGAACCAGACCACCACCCCGACCTCCTCGCGCGCCGGTGGTGCCGGCGGTGCCGGCGGCAACGGCGGGGCAGGCGGCGCCAGCCTCGGCGGCACCACGACGAACACCGCCGGGGCCGGTGGCGCGGGTGGCGCCGGCGGTGACGGTGGCTCTGGTACACCTTGGGCCTTCGATGCCAACACGGGCCAGATGATCCAGTCAGGCAACGGCGGCAATGGCGGAGCCGGCGGTGGCGGCGGTGCCGGTGGTTCTGCGGGCACCGGCGGCACAGCAGGAGCGGGCGGTAACGCTGGAGCCGGCGGCGTAGGCGGCACCGGTGGCAGCAGCACCTTCGGCGGGGTGGGCTTCCCCGGCGGCGCCGGTGGAGACGGCGGAACCGGAGGCACCGGCGGCAACGGCGGCGCCGCCTTCAGCAACCCCGGCAATGTCGGCGGCGACGCGGGTAACGGCGGCGCCGGCGGCAGGGCCGGCGACGGCGGCCTCAACGGTGGCGGCGGCGGTAAAGGCGGTATCGGGGGTGACGCCGGCAAGGCCGGCGGAGGCGCCACCACCGGCAAGGGCGGCACCGGGGGCAACGGGGGCGCCGGCGGGTCCGGTGCCGACGGCATCACGGGCGCCGAAGCGAATCCGGGCGTGGCCGGCGGCCACGGGGGCGCCGGCGGTGCGGGTGGCAACGCAACCGGCACCGGCAGTGTCAGCGGCAGCGGCGGGGCCGGTGGCAGCGGTGGCGACGGCGGAACCGGCGGCAAGGACGGCGGGAAAGCGGCGGGCTTCGCCCCGGCCGGCGGTGCCGGCGGAAATGGTGGTGCCGGCGGTGACGCGGGTACCGCGGCCACGTCAGGCAATGGCGGCGCCGGCGGGGCCGGCGGCACCGGCGGCGCTGGGGGCAGAGGCCTGATCGTCGATAACGGCACCAAGCGCATGAACAGTGGCGGCAGTGGCGGCGCCGGTGGCACCGGCGGCAACGGTGGCAACTCCGGTACCGGCGGGACCAACGGGGCCAGCGGCGCTGGTGGCGACGGCGGGAACGGCGGCCTCGGCGGCACCCCGATTCGTGACATCGACGGTTCCCAAGCCAAACCGGGAGACGGCGGCGCCGGCGGCGCGGGCGGGGCCGCCGGCAAAGCGGGCACGGGTGGGGCGATCAATGCCGTGGGCGGCGCGGGCGGCGACGGCGGCACAGGTGGTGGTGGCGGCCGGGGCAACACCGGAGTCGCTTCGGCATCCAATAACGGCGGCAGAGGCGGCAATGGTGGGGTCGGCGGCAACGCCGGTGTTGGGAGCGGTGCCGAAACCGCGGGTAAGGGCGGCGCCGGCGGCACCGGCGGCGAAGGCGCAGATCCCGAAGCCAGCATCAACGGTGGTACCGGCGGGGCCGGCGGAACTGGCGGAGCCGGGGGCGCGAGCAGCGGGGGCCTGACGTCGAACACTGCCGGCGCGGGCGGCATGGGCGGCTCAGGCGGCAACGGCGGGGACGGGGTCAACGGCGGCGGGGGCGGCGCCGGCGGAACAGGCGGTGCCGGAGGTAACGCCACCGGCGCCGGCAGCGTCGGAGGCAACGCCGGACACGGCGCCGACGGGGGTGTCGGTGGCAACGCCAATCCCGGATCCGGCGGCAACGGCGGCAATGGCGGCAACGGCGGCGACGCAGGCATCGCGGGCACCGGCACCACGGCTGGTAATGGCGCCATCGCGGGTGACGGCGGAGGCGGCGGCGGCGGCGCGGACGGGGCCGCCGGCGAGGGCGGAAAGGCCGGCGGCAACGGCGGCAACGGCGGCAACGGCGGCAATGGCGGCAACGCCACCGGTAAGGGCAGCATCGGCGGCAACGCCGGTAATGGCGGCAATGCCGGAAACGGCGGCAACGCCGGGATCGACACCGGCACCGGCGCCGCGGCACCCAACGGCGGCAAGGGCGGCAACGGCGGCAATGCAGGCAGCGCGGGAACCGGTGTCGCTGCCGCCGGCAAGAGCGGTTACGGCGGTAACGGCGGTAACGGCGGCAACGGTGCCAATGGCCTCGACGGCACCACCAGCACCGCTCCCGTCAGCGGCGGCAACGGCGGGGCCGGCGGTAACGGCGGCAGCGCCACCGGTAGCGGCAGCATCGGCGGCAACGCCGGCAACGGCGGCAACGGTGGCGCCGGCGGCGGGGGTGTCGCTCCGTCTCAGGCCGGCGGCAAGGGCGGCAACGGCGGTGATGCCGGCTTGGTCGGTACCGGCAGCGACAGCGGCAACGGAGCGCGCGGCGGCAATGGCGGCGACGGCGGCGACGGCGCTGATGGCGCCAACGGCGGTCCGGGTATCGACGGTGCAACCGGCGGAGCCGGTGGCGAAGGAGGCAACGGCGGCAACTCCACCGGCGCCGGCGGTGTCGGTGGCAACGCTGGGAGCGGCGGTAGCGGCGGTGGGGGCGGCAACGGCGGCGACGGCGTCGCAGCCATCCTGGGCGGCACCGGCGGGAAGGGCGGCAGTGGCGGCAGTGGCGGCAACGCCGGCCAGGTCGGCACCGGCACCGCCGGTGCCTTCAACGGCGATGGCGGAGTCGGTGGGGATGGCGGGGACGGCGGCAACGGCGGCCACGGCCGCGACGGAGGCACCGGCAGCAATGGCGCTACCGGTGGTTTCGGGGGCACCGGCGGCAACGGCGGCAACGCCACGGGCGCCAAGAGCATCGGCGGCAACGCGGGCAGCGGCGGAAACGGCGGTAATGCCGGAAACGGCGGTCTGGACATCGGTACCGGCGGTACCCATGCGCCCCACGGCGGCAACGGAGGCTTCGGCGGCGACGCCGGCACTGCCGGCAGCGGTACCTTCGCAGGCCGCGGGGGAGTCGGCGGCGACGGCGGCGATGGCGGCGACGGCGCCAATGGCGCCAATGGCGCGGGCGGCAACGACGGCGACCACGGAGGTGACGGCGGGCTGGGCGGTCGTGGCGGCAATGCCACCGGCGACGGCAGCCTGGGCGGCAACGCCGGCAACGGTGGCAACGGCGGCAAGGGCGGCAACGGCGGCAAAGACCTCGGGACCGGCGGCACTGCCGCCCCCAACGGCGGCAACGGCGGCAACGGCGGTAACGGCGGTGGCGCCGGCACCGGTGCGGCAGGCAACGGCATCGCCGGGTCCGGTGGGGACGCCGGAGCCGGCGGCAATGGCAGCAATGGCAACGACGCCGTCGGCACTGGCTCCGGTGACGCCGGCGGCAAGGGCGGCAACGGCGGGATTGGCGGCAATGGCGGCAACGGCGGCCTGACCGGGACCGGAGGGGCCAGCGGAGCCGGCGGTGCCGGCGGCAATGGCGGCAACGGCGGCAAGGGTGCCGGCACCACCGGCCACGGTGGAGCCGGCGGCAACGCAGGCAACGGTGGCGCCGGCGGCAATGCCGGTAAAGGCGGCACCGTCAACGACCCCGGCAGTGTCGGGGGCGCGGGCGGCAACGGCGGCAACGGCGGCAACGCCGCGAACAACGTCGTCAACGGCGTGCCCCTGCAGGGTCTGTCCGGCGGCATCGGTGGTCACGGCGGCAGCGGCGGCGCGGCCGGTGTGGGCGGTCTGGTCGCGATCGGCGGTGCCGGCGGCAACGGTGGCAACGGCGGTAACGGCGGCACCATCACCAGCACGTTCAGCGGTTCTCCGGCCGGCGGCGTCGGTGGAGCGGGCGGCAACGGTGGCACCGGCGGCACCAGCACCGGCGGCACCACTGCCAACATCGGTGGCAGCGGCGGCCAGGGCGGCAACGGCGGAATCGGTGGCGACGGCGGACCCGGCGCAGTCCAGGGCCCCATCAGCATCGGACCCGGTGCGGGCGGCACGGGCGGGACGGGCGGCCAGGGCGGCCTCGGCGGCGCCGCCGCCAACGCCGGTGCCGTCGGCGGTGGCGGGGGCAACGCCGGAAGCGGCGGCAAGGGCGGCAACGGCGGTAACGCCGCGCCCGGCTCGGGCTTCCCCGGTGCCGTCGGTGGAGATGGTGGCGACGGCGGCGAGGGCGGCGCTGGAGGTGACGCAACCGGCGGCAAGGGCGGTGTCGGCGGATTCGGCGGGTCCAGTGCCGCCGGCGGCAACGGCGGCGTCGGCTCGGGCGGCGGCACCGGCAAGGGCGGTTCCGGCGGCCAGGGCGGGGAAGCCGGTGTGGTACCCACCGGACCTACCGGTGGCGCCGGCGGCTCCGGCGCCACCGGTGGCACCGGCGGGAAAGGTGGCAACTAG
- a CDS encoding YoaK family protein yields MQPAQEGGPLPRWVVLGYSAVLALTAGFVNAVAILLLAFPVANVTAATTQLGMNTANPWLYEGHLLAAIIFGFLFGAAIAGAVLAPTRAQAGPRHATLLIFEATLLALAAAGLEDTPVRSLLGTLGMEQPIIQAVCAATALGMQNGLTSSFRGMAVRTTHFTGTITDLGLMIGRSREHGLEKWKATVLAVTFVLFLVGGVIGLLVGGPLGGYALIIPAVGCLAVAAGCLVHSSRRNEPEDDKAAAVNA; encoded by the coding sequence ATGCAACCTGCCCAGGAAGGCGGGCCGCTTCCCCGCTGGGTCGTCCTCGGTTACAGCGCCGTACTCGCCTTGACGGCGGGTTTCGTCAACGCGGTGGCCATTCTCCTGCTGGCGTTCCCCGTCGCGAACGTCACTGCGGCCACCACCCAGCTGGGCATGAACACGGCCAACCCGTGGCTCTACGAAGGCCACCTGTTGGCCGCCATCATCTTCGGGTTCCTGTTCGGGGCGGCGATCGCGGGCGCGGTTCTCGCCCCGACCCGGGCCCAGGCAGGTCCTCGTCATGCCACCCTACTCATCTTCGAGGCGACGTTATTGGCCCTGGCCGCGGCGGGTCTGGAAGACACCCCGGTTCGGTCGCTGCTGGGCACCCTCGGCATGGAGCAGCCCATCATCCAGGCCGTGTGCGCCGCGACGGCCCTCGGCATGCAGAACGGGTTGACGTCGAGTTTCCGCGGGATGGCCGTGCGCACCACGCACTTCACCGGCACCATCACCGATCTCGGCTTGATGATCGGCCGCAGCCGCGAGCACGGCTTGGAGAAGTGGAAGGCCACCGTACTGGCGGTGACTTTCGTGCTGTTTCTGGTGGGCGGCGTGATCGGCCTGCTGGTCGGCGGGCCACTCGGCGGATACGCCCTGATCATTCCCGCAGTGGGGTGCCTGGCCGTCGCGGCCGGCTGCCTGGTGCACAGCAGCCGCCGCAACGAACCGGAGGACGACAAGGCAGCCGCCGTCAACGCCTGA
- a CDS encoding fatty acid desaturase family protein has translation MTAMQTNPIAHLSDEDIENLGRELDAIRENVLAGRGERDAAYIRSVIDGQRRLELASRAVLLFSLFPPAWLIGTVGLSISKIVENMEIGHNVMHGQWDWMRDPKIHSTTWEWDNASPSEMWKHSHNEVHHTYTNVLGKDHDLGYGIMRVDEDQRWKPFYLAQPLWNFINACLFQYGIAAYDLEIGKYLQGRSDKEEFRRQGKKVLAKVRKHVMRDYVLHPLLSGPSAVTTVTANLTANLVRNLWTHSVIMCGHFPEGVQTYEKSSIEGETRGQWYLRQMLGSANISGNAFLHFMSGNLSFQIEHHLYPDLPSNRYQEIAPKVQELFERYGLTYTTGSLPRQVASAWKKVFRLSLPNDFGRKASAAIQPSALREVIFTRPGREAQAA, from the coding sequence ATGACTGCTATGCAAACGAACCCGATTGCCCACCTGTCCGACGAGGACATCGAGAACCTGGGCCGCGAGCTCGACGCCATCCGCGAGAACGTGCTGGCCGGTCGGGGCGAGCGCGACGCCGCCTATATTCGCAGTGTCATCGACGGCCAGCGCCGCCTGGAGCTGGCCAGCCGCGCCGTGTTGCTGTTCTCGCTGTTCCCGCCCGCCTGGCTGATCGGCACTGTGGGACTGTCGATCTCCAAGATCGTCGAGAACATGGAGATCGGCCACAACGTGATGCATGGCCAGTGGGACTGGATGCGTGACCCCAAGATTCACTCCACCACCTGGGAGTGGGACAACGCCTCCCCGTCAGAGATGTGGAAGCACTCGCACAACGAGGTCCACCACACTTACACCAATGTCCTTGGCAAAGACCATGATCTGGGCTACGGCATCATGCGGGTGGACGAAGACCAACGGTGGAAGCCGTTCTATCTGGCGCAGCCATTGTGGAATTTCATCAACGCCTGCCTGTTTCAATACGGCATCGCCGCCTACGATCTGGAAATTGGCAAATACCTGCAGGGCCGCAGCGATAAAGAGGAATTCCGGCGGCAGGGCAAGAAGGTGCTGGCCAAGGTGCGCAAACATGTGATGCGCGACTACGTGCTGCACCCGCTGCTGTCGGGCCCCTCGGCCGTCACCACGGTCACCGCCAACCTCACCGCAAATCTGGTCCGCAACCTGTGGACCCACTCGGTGATCATGTGCGGTCACTTCCCCGAAGGCGTGCAGACCTACGAGAAAAGCTCCATCGAGGGTGAGACCCGCGGTCAGTGGTACCTACGGCAGATGCTCGGCTCAGCCAACATATCCGGAAATGCGTTCCTGCACTTCATGAGTGGCAATCTGTCCTTCCAGATCGAGCACCACTTGTATCCGGATCTGCCCAGCAACCGGTACCAGGAAATCGCACCGAAGGTGCAGGAGTTGTTCGAGCGGTACGGCCTGACCTACACCACCGGTTCGCTGCCACGGCAGGTGGCATCGGCATGGAAGAAGGTCTTCCGGTTGTCGCTGCCCAACGACTTCGGGCGGAAGGCGTCAGCAGCCATTCAGCCTTCGGCGCTCCGCGAGGTGATCTTCACCAGGCCGGGGCGGGAAGCTCAAGCCGCCTGA